The following DNA comes from Dermacentor andersoni chromosome 2, qqDerAnde1_hic_scaffold, whole genome shotgun sequence.
ctgcccgggcccgctggatagcccataattggtcgtgtagttctgaactagtcagagcgcttagccatcgctcctcgagaaggtccggttctatgttgtcctctacgtatactgaactgatctgtgtgcacttccacaagatgtgtgccatgtctgcgtgttcgtgtttgcagagcttgcagcttgcgtctggatattgtgttgaatttattctgtttaagtgtactgggtttcggaacgttctggtttgcaatcttctccaatctgtttcttgagacctgtcgagttgtttgtggggttgtgggtatgcttctctttgtttcgtgtagtggctggttgttttttttttttgacaattttgatttccctttatcatttctacatttaaatagaaaattacaaagaagtttccacgtgcctaccctggcatcttccagctgtgattaagaaaaattttgaccctcagcatcctttcttctcgtttggaaggACAGGAGCTTCAtcttaaaaataatgaattcaccttctacagcttctcaatgtggtctcaaatcttatgaCAGCAtatgtattactaagtgaagtttttgttaagatgttgATACAGCATgcgacctaattagtagcctttgtgtacagagatatgattagtctaataaataggaggatattaagaagcacttctaacatggtctggtcatgtgtttaaaaaaactaatttagcatgatttcaggcataactgttgcccctgaaaaatatttggatcatctgcattgacattgtttttagagagcaccaaaactgctttgattgaagtagcctcgtggaacatgaagcatcgcttcttgctgagtcaaggaaatatctgcatatctgaggtgcaggTGCATGTGAGGTGCAAAGGCTGCTAATAGGAAAATTACTTCActagccttccagagattgcttcagtagtctatgctactcgatcataaccaatttaccagagtgaactttcatcacagttggctttgcaatgtttatgcaaaatatcacaattgcctactagacatgtgactgcattAAACCTAGaagtaatgaccagtaagattcaTGGGGCAGCAAaacttagtttattactccagaacaatatgccaggcacttcggttatttctgccatagagtttcttacattaattactagagggaactctggcgctgcagtcgtaccaccatgggaatgatgggaagcacatggatttgtctgatattcgtgcttgtgaattaaGACGTTCTTGTGACTTCGTATATTATatgctatataaatcttattgtcgtaaactTCAGCGCAGCctgtactcttcgaagtgcagaagacaccGCCAACACGCATAATTGATATtgattgcaacgattgagcttgtccaggtgaccaAATGAAAcgagccaagcgtctcaaggcactggtatgcccgcgataaattcatcagggcgttgcactcgcttgtcgttacatccctccgtggcttaatggtttcaatatcagacttctgttctagagttcctgtgtttgaatcctgtcgtcggatgattttaatgtttatttatttattacacagtatattgttgaaaatgagtggtttacaaagtcacaaagccctTTGAAGCGAAACAGACGAAGTTCaggcaaatctatgtacttcccatcattcccatgctggtacgACCGTTCTTGTTacatctcctgtagacactagcgtcagagttgcctctagtaattattgtatgaaactctatgatttctgcacctcgctcgtgcagaagccgcaccacacctgctgcgtaaacatgcactacctttccaCCAAgggcagggaatgctgtgaactcgccctctacaaagcctgcactaagtaaaacaaatcacaacgtgcagttgctgccatgttgaactggtggaacgagtagtgaaatgcagcacctcctgaactagttcagaaagtgcaggttaatcgagtggagattatcagtaacagaagttgagtgattctgcattacattcacaaaatatacttcatgatacctttccatttatttcttcagttattaagaatcccttttgcattgttggacaaaactacagaatgccaacatattttccagcattcactggtagcaaacatgtcaaaactggATTCTGGATTGCTGCTTTGCCCGtaaacccccaagttaattccggaaaaatgtaccgaattttccaaatttttttatgtactcattttttcggtgtcattctcattctaaactATATTagttcattggtctctggttagaaataacaaaaaaatgaaagctgctcttgagggcagctttccctcaatgccgactgtaactcatctttgaaagtcagagcagcataacatcgggcagaaagagtgcgactcgtcattggcgatattggtactacctccagtcactagtacagctcgggatgaaggtttaaaggttgcgacttcgttgtggctcaattttaattctgcagctgttacacttgggtgtagcgtgtgtatgtacgtgtacatgcattaaaatgacttcatgctagagcaaagcaactgtagtacagagaggcatcagtcatTGGTCGTCATTTCTGGTGGAATaataatgcacctgccgctctgtccaatgtaaatcttcccgcacttgagaggaatctgataaactatgccagcgttacaaggcacaagaagggacacatgtctattagataaccgttggaccattatataaccgttggaccattagggtcacGGAATCggttccaagaggagggaagcgcgctagaggacggcagaagactaggtggtgcgacgaaattaggaaatttgcgggtgctagttgtaACCGGTTGgtgcagggcaggggtaattggagatcgcagggagaggccttcgtcctgcagtgggcataacataagctgctgctgctgatgatgatgatgataaataaaCCAAATCAAATTTTATCGCAATTGGACTTTACATGGAACATCACGATGATGGAAACACCAACGTCGACAGCGCAAgcgtcgatataattgctatcgcggaATATAAAACGTTCTTCCACACGTACAGTCCACTGAATGAGTCGTCCACACAGCGTAGACATAGAGTGCATGTAGATGTTTAATCAAAAAAGAGCATTTATATTCTGTTGAAGCGTAAGGGTCAGGTGTGTCAGCAAATTACAAAAGAGAAATGTTAAAACATCATAGCAGGGCATGCGTTGAGGCTTTTTAGTTGTTCCCATTAGCGGTGACTGCTTGGAATACGGAACTCGAGCGCCAGGCCACCTGTTCGACCCAGAAGTCCCTGACGACGGACGGCAGCAGCTTGGTGAGCACCGCGGCCGCTATGCTGCCAGCATCCGAGGCACCGTGCAGCAACACGTATGTTCCCTCCAGCCAGGTGAGCCACACGTCCACCGGAACCAGCCCGTTTTCCGTCACCTCGAATAGGACGTTGAGTGTAACATAACTAGAGGTTGTCGACACCTCGCCCGAGTGACCAGAGCAGTACCTGCGTTGGCGTCGAAGATTTCCCAGTTTTATTAAATATTATTACTAGTTTCATTAAAATACTTATTTGGACAGCTTTTAACTCCTTTCACACTTGCCAAATAGAGACAGCCGTACAGTATACAGCTAACAGACTTTCAAGAAAACAAACATGCAGGAGAAGGGAAAAGGGACTGTACACTGTTACTATAAAAATTATTGTGTATGataagtaattttttttatcaACTTCATACGCTTAATGGAACAAAAGCGAAATAAAATCCTAGGACAACTTACTGCCACAGACATTGGAATACACATCCTCTGCTTGACGACTGTGATAAATTGAGCTGTAATTGTGCCTGCGTTTAGTTTCCCGGCTCTTTACGTGGACATGTTTCTGACATACTGCAGGGAGTGTCAGCGCCATTCGTGGACATGATAGAGCACGTGGAACGTCCACAAAATCGTACGCCTAGTGAAATACTTGATCATACAAACAGGCAATTGGCCAATGAACTCTCATAAAGTGTATAGTATATTCGCCTAAGGAACCAATTATTCAGGAGTCCAAACCCTCAATTTCTGTGTCAATACTAAGTCTACAAACTGTTAAATACATAATACACATGAAACTTGAATTTAGCAGATTTTCTTTTTAGACGTTGTGGTAGTTTAACTTGTGATAAGGTTTATATCTTCAATAGAGCGAAATAAAGGGAACGAGAAAGACTATTTGCCTTGGCAGGCGCCAAACGCGGTATGTGTCAGTGACATCTAGGCTCTGCATATACACAACCTTTTTAAGGTGCCTACGGTGTTCTACCAGATGAGCTAAGGCGATATCTCTGGCTCAAGCGGTAGAGCACAGTGCTCATCATGCGAAGGTTATGAGTTTGGTCCCCACTGCCGAAAATTCATGTCTTCATCTACTTTCATGTCCCTTAGCTTTATTATGACTGTAAATGTTATTTGAAATATTACCTTCGTCGAATTATCTCTTTATTTACCTCAATGCTCTTCGTTTCCATTCCTTCATGTATTCCGTGGCTTAATAAGTTGTTCGCTTCATAGAATTATTAAAAAATAGCAACCGTTGGCTTCCCCTGATCTTAATCGAAGCCAATTGTTTTTCATAAACAAGAAAGTAAATTGCATCGGCCGGTTCAAGGATTTTGATAAGCATAAATCTCAGCCCTCCTTTTCGCATATTGCTATGTTTCGCTCTTCCTGGACATGGCAGTGCAAGCCGGTAGTCTACGCTAGACCACGGGTAATACATCCGACAAGGAAGCGAAATAATTAAAGCATACTCGGGCATCAAAATAAGACAATCTTGGGTTTtacgagcggaaaaaaaaaaacagagtgtGGATAAGTTTTCACCGTCGGAGTTCTAGAACCGCGCACCGGAAATGTGGTTGCGCCTGCTTAGGCTTTGAAACGAATGGCAGTGGACCAATATAGAAAAAAACTTCCTTTCATGAACGGAGACATTGTGCCCAGCACTAATTGAGCGAATATGTTTTGGCCTTCCCACCAATATATACGGGAAATGGCACCTTGTCAGCTAGAACCCTCGATGCCCGAGTAACTCTGCTAGCTCACTGAATCAGTAGTTTCTATTCAAGGGCTGCCGCCACGGCACGCAAGTCGCCCGAGGTGCGAGTGCTTCAATAGCGACCTTCCCTGGACGAAGAAAAACATTGATGGAAGAGTTGCTGACCCTACCGCTGCAATAACGCCTCGTTGATCCTCATCGCATGGTGGAACTCGCTATGAAGTCTCGCTCCTGTTCACAAGCAGTGTCGTTGAACATTGATCCGGACAGAAGGCAATGTAtcggttgaaaaaaaaattatgagctcGTTAGAAGTTGTTTTGGGGACTAAATACGTGCGATGAAGCAATCTCAGCGAAAGCAAAATCAACGTGAATAGACGCTCTCCAGCGAGCTGCAACAAAGCGCCAGGCGTCAACTCGGCGGACATGCAAACAGTGGAAGCGACGGGCCAAGGTAGATACTAGCACGAGAGGCATCTCTCTTTTCCTATCGCCTAAGGTGTTGGCCATATGCTGGACAAAAGCCAACCGGATAAATGTTGCACACTGCCTCGCTGTTTCCAAAAGAACTGTCATTGTGTGCAGCAAGGTCACGTCTTGACGACGTACGTACCTCCACGGTGCCACGAAACGCAGCGCTCCCTGCGTGCTCACGGGGACTTCGAGCATCGGCTTGCCCTTTCGGCAAAAGGGCCGCGGGGCGCCACGCATCGCCAGTGTGGACAGTCCCAGCAGAGTGGTGTTGCCAATGTGAAGCCCCGGCAGCAGCTCGCCGCCTTCCGATTTCGGGATTTCGTAGGACATCGGCAGCCGCTGCAGGAACGCGTCCACCGCTTGCTCCAGGTCCACGCCGGGGAATGTGCACTCGCCTGGAAGGCAACGCGAGAATATTCCTCAGCCGGTTTTCACACGTGAGCGCGCGAGAAAGTTTGCATGCTGTGTTGTGATCTTCTGCACATTCTGTAcagtctggacctccacggagccttcaataGTGTTTCACATTCCGCTatcctccgagagcttaatctcattggggttggcggaaagacGTAGGACTACATATGTGCCTTCttatccaaccgtaccgcaacgatacacataggcTCAGAGCAACCCCTTTCGTATgctttaggtagctacggcacgccccaaggctcaatgc
Coding sequences within:
- the LOC126540245 gene encoding uncharacterized protein; the protein is MNICVSMKTVGALLLLSTLVSTQEAAKFGECTFPGVDLEQAVDAFLQRLPMSYEIPKSEGGELLPGLHIGNTTLLGLSTLAMRGAPRPFCRKGKPMLEVPVSTQGALRFVAPWRYCSGHSGEVSTTSSYVTLNVLFEVTENGLVPVDVWLTWLEGTYVLLHGASDAGSIAAAVLTKLLPSVVRDFWVEQVAWRSSSVFQAVTANGNN